AATTCGGCTCGATGTGCATAATGAAAGCGAGCATTCCCTTAAGTTTTAAAATCTCATCATGCACTAATAACTGATTGGAAAATCTGTGAATCATTGATGAAACAAGACGCTTTCTTTCTCTGCCAGTAGACAGTTTTCCATCATTTGTAACGGTTATTCCTGTGATATGTCGATTAGACGCTTTCGATGAAAAAACTGTTTTTGATGTGTTTATTTTTATTTTTTTATGACAGAATTTCACAAGATTTTCTCTAACAATATTGGGTATATTGAATAGAACAGATTTCTCGTTTGTAGTAAAGGTTAAGTCGTCTGCATAGCGAGTGTAAGTGACGCGCATTGTTGCGCATATTTCAGAAAGCGCAGCATCAAAATTGCTCATAATGAAGTTTGAGATGAACGGCGAGCTAGGTGCACCAATACTCAATCTGAGTGGACTATTTCGCCTTAATTTCCAAAATGAGCTTCCCCTGAAATTTAGTTCCCCAAAGGTGACGTAAAATAAACGTAACTTTGGAAAGACAAATGATGAACAGGATACCAAAAAAAGCCTATACGACCGAGTTCAAAGAACTGGCAGTTAAACGTGTTTCAGATGGTGAAGCCGTCTCTGTGGTCGTCAAGGAACTGGGTTTAAGCGACCAAACACTGCGTAATTGGATCAAGGCTGCATCGGAAGGGAAACTCAAAGGTGCAGGCACAAAGGTCGTCACGCCGGAAGCCATGGAGCTATCCCGATTAAGAGCAGAAGTTGCCAGACTCAAGCGGGAGAACGAAATCATAAAAAAGGCGGCGGCATACTTCGCGAAAGATGTTCTGTGAAGTATGCATGGATTGCTGCCAACAGTAAAACCTATTCTTTGGCAGAGATGTGCGCCGTAGTTGAAGTCAGTGTGAGTGGTTATCGCGCCTGGCAACGAGGTGGAATTCCTGGCAGAAAGCGCTTAACGGACGTACAGATGCTGGCAATCATTCGCGCCATTCATGCTGAGCTCAAGGGGGCGTATGGCAGCCCACGCATGATCAGAGAATTGAGAAAGCGCGGCTTCACAGCCAGCAAAGAACGTGTCGAAAGAGTGATGCGAGAGCATGGCATACGCGCACGGCATAAACGCCGCTACAAGGTAACGACAGACTCAAAACATGCCTTACCTGTCGCAGACAATCTACTCGATAGAAATTTTATGCCGACGGCGCCGAATCAAGCGTGGACTTCGGACATCACGTATTTATGGACAGACGAAGGATGGCTCTATCTGGCTATCGTGCTTGATCTGTTCAACCGGGAAGTGATCGGCTGGTCGCTCAAACCACGCATGACCAGTGACATCGTGACGGATGCTTTAACGATGGCATGGTTTCGCCGCCGACCGCCAACTGGTGTGATGCATCATTCTGATCGTGGTAGTCAATATGCCAGCATTGCGTTTCAGAGCAAGCTCAAGGAATTTGGTATGGTTTGCTCAATGAGCCGCAAAGGAAATTGTTGGGATAACGCACCTACCGAGAGCTGGTTTAACAGCTTCAAGAATGAGCGTTATCATGGAATTCGTTACGCAACTCATGATGCGATGAAGGCAGCAAGCTTTGAATATATTGAAGTGTTTTATAATCGAACCCGCCAGCACTCAACATTAGGTTATCGTTCGCCAGTGCAATATCTCGAAGACTGGATGAAGAAACAAAATCAAGAGAGCCTGGCTGCATAACATTCACCTGATGGTGAACTAATTACCGAGGGAAGCTCAATTTTAAAAGTCGCAACAAAATTTTCCGAAGGGGTTGGTGATTTGACTTGGTATCAAAATTTACAAAACATTTTATATAGACGCTTTAAGGGCAGTAGTGTTATGCAATATTGAGATCGGTTCCCTATATTAAGATTTTCTTGTTGGTTGTAATTTGAATATAAGTTAGTCGTTAATTTGAACTAATGCCCTTGATCGCTTACAATGGCAGCATTGAACACTCAGGGGACAAGCATGGCGACTGCTAAGCAAAGCGAAAAAGAATTTCTGCTCAATTACAATATCCATGACTATGATGTACCTCTGACCAGTGTAGACTTGGTGATCTTCACGATCAGGGACCAGGCCTTGCAAGTCTTGCTGGTCAAGCGGGGTGATCATCCTTGCAAGGGGCAATGGAGTTTGCCTGGTGGCTTTATTGATATCCACAATGATGTTGATCTTGATGGCGCGGCCCTGCGCAAGCTCAAGGAGAAAACCGGGGTAGAAGCGCCTTATCTTGAGCAATTGCAGGGCTTTGGCAGCCGTAACCGTGATCCGCGTGGCTGGTCCACTACCTTTGCTTATTTTGCCCTGATCTCCTCTGACCGCATCAAGCTCAGCCACGGTGGCAATGCCGATGCGGTGCGCTGGTGCCCGGTTGAATCGGACGAGGGCTTGCCTAAGCTGGCCTTTGATCATGCGCAGATACTGGATGTGGCAGTTCAGCGCCTGCGCAACAAAGTGGAATACACTTCCCTGCCAGCACATTTATTGCCAGAAGAATTCACACTGTCTGAATTGCAGCGTGTATATCAGATCTTGCTGGGGCGTCTGGTGGACAAGAGCGCATTTCGCAAGCGCATCAGGGAAGGTGACTTCCTTGAAGAACTGCCTGGCAAATGGCGTTTGGGCAGCAACCGTCCTGCGCAACTGTATGGCTTGCGCAAGGGACAGGGTACGGTTTATTTCAATCGTCTCATGACGGGTGAAGTCGGGGCCAAATAGCTTTTCCTCCATCTTTGGTTTGGGGCGCTTTGAGTTAATGCCCCAAACCAACATCGTCAAGTTTTGTCAAAAGTGCACATCTGCTCGCATATAAACTTGACGAATATTTAATATTATCAAATAATCATCCTGCATTCCTGATTTTCATGTTTGCTGGGCACGCCTTGCTGTACGCGTCCGGCGAATGTCCGCATCAACAATACGCACCCGTCAAAGCTAAAGCTAACAAGTGCGCATTCAGTACAAATAGGGAGACAGTGTATGAGCAAAGATCAAGACCCCATTCCGCCATGTTTTGACCAGGCCAATCAGGCACCTGAGCGCCTGACCGAGATGTTTGTCGGGATAGCGCAAGAAAATCGCATCAAGCTGGGCCAGCGTCCGGCAGAGCGTGCGGTGTTCCGCAAATTACATGGAGTTGCCAGTGCCAGGCTGGTCATGGAAAAGAAAATACCTGCCAAACTCAAGGTCGGTGTTTTTGCCCACGACAGCCTGGATGCCTGGGTCAGGTTTTCAAGCGACACCACGCCAACTTCGCCTGACTTGTATTCAACCCTGGGCATAGGCATCAAACTGTTTGGCGTGCCTGGCCCCAAGGCGCTTGGTGATGATGGCGACACGGCTGATTTCATCATGCAAAACTTTCCAATTTTCTTTGTCGATAATGCCAAGGAGATGGTGGAGTTTACTTATGCCGGTGTGGTTGCACAGGATTATCCCGGTTACCTGAAAAAACATCCCAAGACAAAAAAAATACTGGACCAGATGGAAAAGGTCGAAGGCAGTACCCTGACTACGACTTACTGGGCCATTCTGCCTTTCCATGCAGGGAAAAATGACTATGTCAAATACCGCCTGGAGCCTGTCACTCCGCCAGAGAACGTGCCAAATGATGAGCGCGACTATCTGGCAGTCGATATGTGCAATCGCCTGGCCAAGCGTGAGTATCAATTCCGTTTCATGGTACAACTGCGTACCAATCCCAAGACCATGCCGTTGGATGAAGCAACGGTGGAATGGCCGGAATCTGAAAGCCCTTTCATCCATGTCGCAACGTTGATCTTGCCGCAGCAAGATATCAGCGTGCGTGGTCAGTCTGAATATGGACAGGGCCTGGCCTTCAATATCTGGCGCGTGCCGCCTGTGCAAGCGCCGGTAGGTTCTATCGCTGAGGCGCGCAAAGTCGTGTATGCAGCTGGTGCAGATGCCAGACATGAAGCCAATGGTCAGAGTTTGCAAGACCCACTTGAGCCACGCTCCCCAACAGTGGGCTGCCCCTTTCACGCAGTAGCGCAGGCAAAAGCGGAACCCGTAGTCAAAGATACCTGCATCGTCAAGGCTGTAATTTACCCCTCCATAGGCGTTGCGCGTGTAGGCAGCAGTGAGAAGGAATGGTTTTTGGGGCCTGAAGTGCCTTACCCAAAACCAGAGGACCCAGGCTATTATCGCGATGCCCACAAAAAACTCAAGCGCCAGGGCGCCAGGTTCCGCGTATATGGCGTGAATGCCAAGGGCGAGATCGTCAAGGAGCTCAATGCCGATAATGCCAAGGTGGAGTGGCAGGTACAATTGGCCAATACCAAGTCAGCCTGGTATGGTTTTCAACTGGCACTGGATATTCCTGAAGCAGCATCGGCACCTCCAAGCACCTTGCGTAATGCTGTCGTGACCGACAGGGATATGCTGTCAATCACGCCCAAGCAAAGAAAAGTCAGTGGTAAAAAAGCCAAGCCTCAGCGCTTTGATGATGGCAAGTTCATGGGCGAGCCTGTGTATCTGGGGGAGGCATTTACGGATAAGCAAGGTCGTCTGATTGTGCTGGGTGGTCATGGCGTTTCCGCCTCCTATGACAACAGCCGCGCCATCACCTTCGCCAATAATGAAGGCTGGCATGACGATACTTCTGACGGTCCCATCAATGCCAAGGTCGTTTATGAAGGACTGGAACTGATGGTGGAGCCAGCTTGGGTCGTCGTTGCACCACCCAATTATGCGCCGCAGAGAAAATCAGTGCGCACCATGTGGGACTTGATGCGCGACGTTGCCATCACCGCTGGTACTTTGCCCAAACCAAAGCGCCCCAGCTTCACCTTTGACATCCTGCCCCTGTTTGAACGTCTGAATGGTTTGCAGTGGGTGAATGCCGGTTTCTCGGCAGGTTTTGGCTGGAAGGGCGCTATCGATCTGACCAGTGCCGATGCGCTGTCGCGCCTGGCCAGCAACAACACAGCCTATGTAGAATTGCGCCGTACCATCGCCAACCAGTTCCGCAACTATGAAGTTGATGCCTGGTCACCCAAGCCCTGGCCATGGTTGTATGGCGATGCCATGGCGATACCCGCTGCACAAACACCAAGGCAAAATGCCTCGCTGACAGCAACCCAACTGGCGATGCTGATGGAGTGGGCAGAAGGTAATTTTGTTGAAGACTATGATCCAGAGCGCAAACATGCGACAAGCATAGATGAAGTGCCATTAGAGCAGCAGGGCGATACTCTGACACAGGCAGCGCTGGACTTTTGCCTGGCTGATGCCTTCCATCCCGGTTGCGAAATGACCTGGCCAGTACGTGCCAGTACCATGTATATGGCACCTTTCCGCTTTGCCCATGCGCTCGATGGCTGGATTGCACCTGGCCTGGGTGAGATACTGACCAGCGATGGCGTCACCATACCAAACGGCCCCTTGTACGGCCAACAGGCTGGCGGCATCACCCGCTGGATGGCAGTGCCATGGCAGACTGATACTGCTAGCTGCCGCTCGGGTTACGATAAGTCTTACGACCCTTATGTACCCAGCTTCTGGCCAGCCCGCGTGCCTAACCAGGTCCTGACCAAGCAAAACTATGACGTCGTCATGGATGAGAAAAAGCCGCTAGGTGAAAGGCTGGCCGCATTTGCCAACCGTGCCTCGTGGATCAATCCATTGGGCAGCACCAGCTATACCGACCAGATCAATAATATGATCCATCATTTTGATCATCTTGGTGTGGTTGAAGTGCATCCCGGTCCGAGTGATCATCAACACTTTCCTGCTGAACTTGAAGTGGAAGATCAGCATATTCCTATCGCAGATATGCCAGCGCCCAATGCCAAACGTGCGCAACATGATGAGCATGCCAGGGTAGGTGCGGCAGAGGTGGTGAATGCGGAGTCTGTTGATATCATGACGATAGAAAAAGTACGCCGCTTCCCGCGCGGTTTGCATCGTTAGTGGACTGTGACGGTCCGCTAGAGATGACTAAACTGAAGATCGACGCTCTGGTACTGGGGGCAGGGCCTGCGGGCTCTGCCTTTGCCTTGAACTTGGCACCATTTCAAAAAGTAGTGATCCTGGAAGCAGCACCTCCAGCAGCCATGCGCATAGGAGAATCCCTGCCAGCCGCAGCAGGTAAGCTGCTGGCTGATATGGGTTTGTATGAAGCATTTTTGCAGCAAGGCCATCAGCCTGCGCATTTGAATATCAGTCACTGGGGCAGTGATCTGGCGACAGAGCAGGATGCCATGCGCAATCTTGATGGGCATGGCTGGTACCTGGACCGCCATCGTTTTGATTGCTGGTTGCAGGATGTTGCGCAAGAACGTGGCGCGGCTTTGCTGAGACAAAGCAAGCTGCTGTCCTTTGCACCTGCAAAGAGTAATCCAGATCATTGGGATGTCGTCATCACTGTGCAGGGCAAGACGGTGCAGGTAGAAACCAGAATGCTGATCGATGCCAGCGGCAGAAAATCGCTGCTGACACGGCAACTGGGCATAGCCCGCAAAGCCATGGACAAGCTGGTGTGCAGCTGGCTGGTCGGCAGGGACACTGACAATACAGCAGGCTCCAGTCACATCAGGGCCGAGGCGGGCGGCTGGTGGTATAGCTCATCCCTGCCAGGTCAGGGTCGTATAGTGGCGTTTTACACTGATGCCGATTTGCCAGCAGCGGCTGCCTGCAATCATCAACAGGGGCTATTGCAGCGCCTGCGCCAGAATACGCAATTGTCAGCCTGTCTTGATGAATATGGTTTTGTCCCAGGACAGCAGCATGGATATTGTGCTGCCCACACTGCAGTGCTGGAACAGTTTGCCGGTTCCAATTGGCTGGCCATCGGCGATGCCGCGCTGAGTTTTGATCCTCTATCTTCACAGGGCATTTTTAATGCTTTGTACACCGGTCTCGCTGCAGCAGAAGCTGTGTCTCATTATGATGGTGACGCACAAGCTGGCTATATAGCTGAACTGAACTCCATACAGGCAGCTTACCTGCATCATCTGCAAGTCTGGTATCAGCAGGAGCAACGCTGGGCTGATCAGCCGTTTTGGCAACGGCGCAATGCAACTTTCATCGCTGCCTGAATTTCCTTGCTGCAAAATTGTAAGCACCAGCCCTGTCATTTAAGCAGGGCTGGCAAACTACTTTCTAATCACACTGCATCGAGCGCAGACTGCAAATCCTGCCTTAAATCTTCCACATCTTCTATGCCTACCGACAGGCGTATGAATGAATCCGTGATACCCAGCTTGGCTCTTTGTTCTGCCGGGATCGTCGCATGTGTCATGATGGCCGGATGTTCTATCAGGCTTTCGACACCACCCAGGCTCTCAGCCAGGGCGAATACTTCGCAACGTTCGAGGAAGCGGCGTGCGCCTGCCAGGTCGGTATCAAGTTCTATGGAAATGATGCCGCCAAAACCATCCATTTGCTGTTTGGCCAGCTCATGTTGCGGGTGGCTTTCCAAACCTGGGTAGTAAACCTTTTTGACTTTGGGCTGCTTTTCCAGCCAGCGTGCCAGGTCCAGACCATTTGAATTGTGGCGTTCGACACGGATATTGAGTGTCTTGATGCCACGCAGGGCGAGGAAGCTGTCGAAGGGGCTGGCGATCGCGCCAACCGAGTTTTGCAAAAAGCCCAGACGTTCGCGCCAGTCAGCCTGATGTGCTTCGCCACCTACGATGGCAATACCGCCGATGATGTCCGAGTGGCCATTCAGGTATTTGGTCATGGAATGGACGACGATATCAAAACCCAGTTCCAGCGGACGTTGTACCTTGGGGCTGGCAAAAGTGTTGTCAG
This is a stretch of genomic DNA from Undibacterium sp. KW1. It encodes these proteins:
- a CDS encoding LodA/GoxA family CTQ-dependent oxidase, which produces MSKDQDPIPPCFDQANQAPERLTEMFVGIAQENRIKLGQRPAERAVFRKLHGVASARLVMEKKIPAKLKVGVFAHDSLDAWVRFSSDTTPTSPDLYSTLGIGIKLFGVPGPKALGDDGDTADFIMQNFPIFFVDNAKEMVEFTYAGVVAQDYPGYLKKHPKTKKILDQMEKVEGSTLTTTYWAILPFHAGKNDYVKYRLEPVTPPENVPNDERDYLAVDMCNRLAKREYQFRFMVQLRTNPKTMPLDEATVEWPESESPFIHVATLILPQQDISVRGQSEYGQGLAFNIWRVPPVQAPVGSIAEARKVVYAAGADARHEANGQSLQDPLEPRSPTVGCPFHAVAQAKAEPVVKDTCIVKAVIYPSIGVARVGSSEKEWFLGPEVPYPKPEDPGYYRDAHKKLKRQGARFRVYGVNAKGEIVKELNADNAKVEWQVQLANTKSAWYGFQLALDIPEAASAPPSTLRNAVVTDRDMLSITPKQRKVSGKKAKPQRFDDGKFMGEPVYLGEAFTDKQGRLIVLGGHGVSASYDNSRAITFANNEGWHDDTSDGPINAKVVYEGLELMVEPAWVVVAPPNYAPQRKSVRTMWDLMRDVAITAGTLPKPKRPSFTFDILPLFERLNGLQWVNAGFSAGFGWKGAIDLTSADALSRLASNNTAYVELRRTIANQFRNYEVDAWSPKPWPWLYGDAMAIPAAQTPRQNASLTATQLAMLMEWAEGNFVEDYDPERKHATSIDEVPLEQQGDTLTQAALDFCLADAFHPGCEMTWPVRASTMYMAPFRFAHALDGWIAPGLGEILTSDGVTIPNGPLYGQQAGGITRWMAVPWQTDTASCRSGYDKSYDPYVPSFWPARVPNQVLTKQNYDVVMDEKKPLGERLAAFANRASWINPLGSTSYTDQINNMIHHFDHLGVVEVHPGPSDHQHFPAELEVEDQHIPIADMPAPNAKRAQHDEHARVGAAEVVNAESVDIMTIEKVRRFPRGLHR
- a CDS encoding NUDIX domain-containing protein, with amino-acid sequence MATAKQSEKEFLLNYNIHDYDVPLTSVDLVIFTIRDQALQVLLVKRGDHPCKGQWSLPGGFIDIHNDVDLDGAALRKLKEKTGVEAPYLEQLQGFGSRNRDPRGWSTTFAYFALISSDRIKLSHGGNADAVRWCPVESDEGLPKLAFDHAQILDVAVQRLRNKVEYTSLPAHLLPEEFTLSELQRVYQILLGRLVDKSAFRKRIREGDFLEELPGKWRLGSNRPAQLYGLRKGQGTVYFNRLMTGEVGAK
- a CDS encoding IS3 family transposase (programmed frameshift) yields the protein MNRIPKKAYTTEFKELAVKRVSDGEAVSVVVKELGLSDQTLRNWIKAASEGKLKGAGTKVVTPEAMELSRLRAEVARLKRENEINKKGGGILRERCSVKYAWIAANSKTYSLAEMCAVVEVSVSGYRAWQRGGIPGRKRLTDVQMLAIIRAIHAELKGAYGSPRMIRELRKRGFTASKERVERVMREHGIRARHKRRYKVTTDSKHALPVADNLLDRNFMPTAPNQAWTSDITYLWTDEGWLYLAIVLDLFNREVIGWSLKPRMTSDIVTDALTMAWFRRRPPTGVMHHSDRGSQYASIAFQSKLKEFGMVCSMSRKGNCWDNAPTESWFNSFKNERYHGIRYATHDAMKAASFEYIEVFYNRTRQHSTLGYRSPVQYLEDWMKKQNQESLAA
- a CDS encoding reverse transcriptase domain-containing protein; protein product: MVSCSSFVFPKLRLFYVTFGELNFRGSSFWKLRRNSPLRLSIGAPSSPFISNFIMSNFDAALSEICATMRVTYTRYADDLTFTTNEKSVLFNIPNIVRENLVKFCHKKIKINTSKTVFSSKASNRHITGITVTNDGKLSTGRERKRLVSSMIHRFSNQLLVHDEILKLKGMLAFIMHIEPNFVFRMKKKYSAETIDNLFNYQ
- a CDS encoding PLP-dependent aspartate aminotransferase family protein yields the protein MSYPEYKKPTHPQAFGTRVIHAGQFPDPTTGAIMPPIYATSTFVQDSPGVHKGLDYGRSHNPTRWALERAVADLEGGAQAFAFASGLAAIATVLEIVDSGAHIIAGDDMYGGSYRLFERVRKRSAGLQFTYVDMTKPEEVLAAIRPDTKMLWVETPTNPMLKLADLRAIAKICREHNIIAVADNTFASPKVQRPLELGFDIVVHSMTKYLNGHSDIIGGIAIVGGEAHQADWRERLGFLQNSVGAIASPFDSFLALRGIKTLNIRVERHNSNGLDLARWLEKQPKVKKVYYPGLESHPQHELAKQQMDGFGGIISIELDTDLAGARRFLERCEVFALAESLGGVESLIEHPAIMTHATIPAEQRAKLGITDSFIRLSVGIEDVEDLRQDLQSALDAV
- a CDS encoding tryptophan 7-halogenase codes for the protein MTKLKIDALVLGAGPAGSAFALNLAPFQKVVILEAAPPAAMRIGESLPAAAGKLLADMGLYEAFLQQGHQPAHLNISHWGSDLATEQDAMRNLDGHGWYLDRHRFDCWLQDVAQERGAALLRQSKLLSFAPAKSNPDHWDVVITVQGKTVQVETRMLIDASGRKSLLTRQLGIARKAMDKLVCSWLVGRDTDNTAGSSHIRAEAGGWWYSSSLPGQGRIVAFYTDADLPAAAACNHQQGLLQRLRQNTQLSACLDEYGFVPGQQHGYCAAHTAVLEQFAGSNWLAIGDAALSFDPLSSQGIFNALYTGLAAAEAVSHYDGDAQAGYIAELNSIQAAYLHHLQVWYQQEQRWADQPFWQRRNATFIAA